A part of Thermocrinis albus DSM 14484 genomic DNA contains:
- a CDS encoding CobW family GTP-binding protein, producing the protein MLPAFVVTGFLGSGKTTLLVRAAREHFGGKRVAVLVNEIGEVGVDGKVLQNVYSSVVELAEGCICCSLHAEFEKGIKEIREKYDPEVLLVETSGAAEPFPVMLSLQSLGCSIEGVICVVDAKNFEKYKNESTARYQIGGSNIVVINKVDLVDAQRCDELEKEIKKIWEEYSIRNVFTGERIFSYLRVYRTSFGQLPAEVFEGIFVLDDLSKYTQPSPAHQHQHRVAEQVIQFPQPLEYDKLVDLLKNLPADVIRVKGIVRIANMKNPVIVNYAFGLWDIGEEIPSYRGSSFLVFIKRGGVQA; encoded by the coding sequence ATGTTACCTGCCTTTGTGGTAACAGGATTTTTAGGTAGCGGTAAGACTACTCTCCTCGTACGGGCTGCCAGAGAGCATTTTGGTGGAAAACGGGTGGCGGTTCTGGTAAACGAGATAGGTGAAGTAGGTGTAGATGGGAAGGTGCTTCAGAATGTGTATTCCTCGGTGGTAGAACTGGCAGAAGGTTGCATATGTTGTTCCTTACATGCAGAGTTTGAGAAAGGCATTAAGGAGATAAGGGAGAAGTATGATCCTGAGGTTTTGTTGGTGGAAACATCGGGAGCCGCAGAGCCCTTCCCCGTTATGCTGAGTCTACAAAGTTTGGGATGTAGTATAGAAGGTGTCATATGTGTGGTGGACGCTAAGAATTTTGAGAAATACAAGAATGAAAGTACTGCCAGATACCAGATAGGAGGGTCCAACATAGTGGTCATCAACAAGGTGGATCTGGTAGATGCTCAAAGGTGTGATGAGTTGGAAAAGGAAATAAAGAAAATCTGGGAGGAGTACTCCATAAGGAATGTATTTACCGGTGAGAGAATATTTAGTTATCTTAGGGTATACAGAACATCCTTCGGACAGTTACCCGCTGAGGTGTTTGAGGGTATATTTGTCTTGGATGATCTGAGTAAGTACACACAACCGTCACCCGCTCACCAACACCAGCACCGCGTAGCGGAACAGGTTATCCAGTTTCCTCAGCCCTTGGAGTATGATAAGCTGGTTGATCTTCTCAAAAACCTTCCCGCTGACGTGATAAGGGTGAAGGGTATAGTGCGCATAGCCAATATGAAAAATCCTGTCATCGTTAACTACGCCTTCGGTCTTTGGGACATAGGAGAGGAGATACCCTCCTACAGAGGTTCCAGCTTCTTGGTATTTATCAAAAGAGGGGGTGTACAGGCATGA
- the fabG gene encoding 3-oxoacyl-[acyl-carrier-protein] reductase: MLCIDLQGKRALVTGATRGIGRAIAQALAQAGATVVVTGRERSRAQEVAERLPGEAIGIELRLEDPESIKRAYAEVEERLGGVDILVNNAGVTRDKLFLRMTLEDWDEVFQVNLRGTFIVTSLAVKGMVKNRWGRIINISSVVGFTGNIGQVNYSATKSALVGFTKSLAKELASRNITVNAVAPGFIETDMTSVLSEDIKQSYLKNIPLGRFGTPEDVAGIVVFLSSDLASYITGEIIHVNGGMY, translated from the coding sequence ATGTTATGCATAGATCTACAGGGCAAAAGGGCTCTGGTGACGGGAGCAACGAGAGGTATAGGAAGAGCCATAGCTCAGGCTCTCGCTCAGGCAGGTGCCACTGTAGTGGTGACGGGAAGAGAAAGAAGTAGAGCGCAGGAAGTGGCCGAAAGGCTACCTGGTGAAGCCATTGGGATAGAGCTGAGACTGGAGGATCCCGAGTCTATAAAGAGGGCCTACGCTGAGGTGGAGGAGAGGTTAGGAGGTGTGGACATCCTCGTTAACAACGCCGGTGTAACGAGGGACAAACTGTTCCTGCGGATGACCTTGGAGGACTGGGATGAAGTGTTTCAGGTAAACCTCAGGGGTACCTTCATAGTAACATCTCTCGCAGTTAAGGGTATGGTGAAGAACCGTTGGGGAAGGATCATCAACATATCTTCCGTCGTGGGTTTTACAGGCAACATAGGACAGGTCAACTACTCAGCTACCAAATCGGCACTCGTAGGGTTCACAAAAAGCCTTGCCAAAGAGCTGGCTAGCAGAAACATCACCGTCAACGCCGTGGCTCCAGGCTTTATAGAAACCGATATGACCTCTGTTCTTTCGGAAGATATAAAACAGAGTTATCTCAAAAACATACCTTTAGGGCGCTTTGGCACCCCCGAGGACGTGGCAGGGATAGTGGTGTTTCTCTCTTCCGATCTTGCCAGTTACATAACGGGTGAGATCATTCACGTTAACGGCGGTATGTACTGA
- the fliE gene encoding flagellar hook-basal body complex protein FliE: MEIRGLGEGTLQYGKELRRTSDFFEELKRIVLWVNQQRQEANNVREAFLKGEDVPLHRLVIEMEKASLALSLLVQIRNKLVEAFQELNRMQV; encoded by the coding sequence ATGGAGATAAGAGGTCTCGGTGAAGGTACGTTACAGTATGGGAAAGAACTGAGACGTACCTCTGACTTCTTTGAGGAGCTTAAGCGCATTGTTCTTTGGGTGAACCAGCAGAGACAGGAAGCCAACAATGTTAGGGAGGCCTTTTTGAAGGGTGAGGATGTCCCCCTACACCGCCTCGTTATTGAGATGGAAAAGGCGAGCTTAGCGTTATCACTACTCGTACAGATCCGCAATAAACTTGTGGAGGCTTTTCAGGAACTCAACAGGATGCAGGTGTAG
- a CDS encoding tetratricopeptide repeat protein gives MTYFYRGYLQMKNGNYADAIIDFSHAYSMGREGHYGELAYLYLGYAYAHLYKGKGDRQGLMSTLAYLHMYPHHYKKPNYLLLYQEIVGDTYLFMGNCSAARIVFSDLYGKTGWSVHLLKTLYAEALCGGVFDITLIGTVDPSTLGDQEYLLFLTEGLYFFNTKNFREALILMKEAKSVNRELEEDPHFLYRYAVAHYMAGDWRSSLSYFEMLKRVDKDSFYGEQTDYYLALIHLQNNNFVEARAALGRLVKRGVLQSTALRLIISQLWLYEDFLKAYKRELAWYDKYLSRIAWLDKEKVYSIPAVLGLYYLSLRRGTLLEPYIMREKSVPLKDDILWVGDLVVKVGPMYAKLRSYYLNPYRDEEYRLMKELYSANAKNYTFLWGTEGLVRGAVFHGDGAYFELVDSVDEPIKDFLRAQIMLLQDKEEGLKVLEKVLYRLKGEDLLEAKILLGLMTKRRQILEDLPLKDIRGSIRLSGYVPTVLLTLADLYYKERNYGRSKEMCMEYTEVAPKNGVYWLCLYRVAKISSMQGDEKTLRWVLEQAKEGQDPVAKAILTLYGE, from the coding sequence ATGACTTACTTCTATAGAGGATATCTTCAGATGAAGAACGGTAACTATGCAGATGCCATTATAGATTTCTCTCACGCTTACAGTATGGGCAGAGAGGGACACTATGGGGAACTTGCTTACCTGTACCTGGGTTACGCTTACGCTCATCTCTATAAAGGGAAGGGAGACAGACAGGGCTTGATGTCTACGTTGGCTTACTTGCATATGTATCCACACCATTACAAAAAACCCAACTACCTCTTGCTGTATCAGGAGATAGTGGGGGATACGTATCTTTTCATGGGAAACTGCAGCGCCGCGCGGATAGTGTTCAGTGACCTTTACGGTAAAACAGGCTGGAGTGTACATCTCTTGAAGACCCTCTATGCGGAAGCTCTCTGTGGCGGAGTGTTTGATATAACCCTCATCGGTACTGTGGATCCTTCCACTTTAGGCGATCAGGAATACCTTCTTTTCCTTACGGAGGGCCTTTACTTTTTTAACACCAAGAACTTCCGGGAGGCTCTCATCCTCATGAAGGAGGCAAAGTCTGTAAACAGAGAACTGGAAGAGGATCCCCATTTCCTTTACAGGTACGCAGTGGCACATTACATGGCCGGTGACTGGCGCAGTTCCCTATCTTACTTTGAGATGCTAAAGAGGGTGGACAAAGACAGCTTTTACGGGGAACAAACCGACTACTATCTGGCTCTCATACATCTTCAGAATAACAACTTTGTGGAGGCACGAGCTGCACTGGGTAGACTTGTGAAGAGAGGTGTGTTACAGAGTACTGCTCTCAGACTCATAATATCCCAGCTATGGTTGTATGAAGATTTTCTGAAGGCTTACAAAAGGGAACTGGCTTGGTACGATAAGTATCTTTCGCGCATAGCGTGGTTGGACAAAGAGAAGGTTTACTCCATACCCGCAGTCCTAGGTTTGTATTACCTTTCCCTGCGCAGGGGTACCTTACTAGAGCCTTACATCATGAGGGAGAAGAGTGTCCCTTTAAAAGACGACATCCTATGGGTGGGTGATCTTGTGGTGAAGGTAGGACCCATGTACGCAAAACTCAGGTCATACTATCTTAACCCCTACCGCGATGAAGAATACAGACTTATGAAGGAGCTTTACAGCGCCAACGCGAAGAACTACACCTTCCTATGGGGTACGGAGGGTTTGGTTAGGGGGGCCGTTTTCCACGGAGACGGTGCTTATTTTGAACTTGTGGACTCCGTCGACGAACCTATCAAGGACTTTCTGAGGGCTCAGATAATGTTACTGCAGGATAAGGAAGAAGGCCTCAAGGTGCTAGAAAAAGTGCTTTACAGACTTAAGGGAGAGGATCTGTTAGAGGCCAAGATACTTTTAGGATTAATGACCAAGAGAAGGCAGATTTTGGAAGACCTTCCGCTGAAGGACATAAGAGGATCCATCAGGCTATCGGGTTACGTACCCACTGTACTGCTCACCCTGGCAGATTTATATTATAAGGAGAGAAACTATGGGAGATCAAAGGAGATGTGCATGGAGTACACGGAGGTAGCTCCTAAGAATGGTGTGTACTGGTTGTGTCTTTACCGTGTTGCTAAGATAAGTAGTATGCAAGGAGATGAAAAAACACTGCGCTGGGTCTTAGAGCAGGCCAAGGAAGGTCAGGACCCTGTTGCAAAAGCCATACTTACCCTTTACGGTGAATGA
- the fliM gene encoding flagellar motor switch protein FliM has product MAEEFLSQEEVNLLLQALGKEEETKTTVTHKEVKPLDISTLEHISASRIAGLELILERWVSSLKRSLSSVMVSIPAVLKEGVSVVRFSEFVSQLPFPSAIGFFNVHPLRGVSMLVLDPRIIYMTVSSLFGGPPKPYKIEGKEFTKIELRIVQKILEICYRELEEVWNTVMEVKVIPQGLETNPSLLTIARPKEKFIVLKLLVSLEGSEGYMYLAIPEESLDPYKEVLKGITELRSPEVSNKLLQALEEIPLNLEVILGRQKIQLGDLLNMKVGDTMILQKGLREPVEVRVSGVPKALAFLGQVGKRKAIKILRFY; this is encoded by the coding sequence ATGGCTGAGGAGTTTCTGTCACAGGAAGAGGTGAACCTCCTTCTGCAGGCGCTGGGTAAGGAGGAGGAGACTAAAACTACCGTAACTCACAAAGAGGTGAAGCCCCTTGATATTAGTACACTGGAACACATCTCGGCTAGTAGAATAGCTGGACTTGAACTCATATTGGAACGTTGGGTTTCTTCCCTCAAAAGATCCCTCTCATCGGTTATGGTGAGCATACCAGCAGTACTCAAAGAAGGTGTAAGTGTTGTCAGGTTCTCAGAGTTTGTTTCCCAACTACCCTTCCCCTCAGCAATAGGCTTTTTTAACGTACACCCCCTAAGGGGTGTAAGTATGTTGGTCCTTGATCCCAGGATAATATATATGACCGTCAGTAGCTTGTTTGGTGGACCACCTAAACCCTACAAAATAGAGGGGAAAGAATTCACCAAGATAGAGTTGAGAATAGTGCAGAAAATTTTAGAAATATGTTACAGAGAGTTGGAGGAAGTCTGGAACACCGTTATGGAGGTGAAAGTCATCCCACAAGGATTGGAAACTAATCCTTCTCTTCTGACGATAGCACGCCCCAAAGAGAAGTTTATAGTACTCAAGCTTCTTGTATCTCTGGAGGGGAGCGAAGGTTATATGTATCTGGCAATACCTGAAGAATCTTTGGATCCCTACAAGGAGGTCCTTAAAGGAATCACGGAACTTAGATCGCCGGAGGTTTCCAACAAGCTCTTGCAGGCTTTAGAAGAGATACCTTTAAACCTAGAGGTGATACTGGGTAGACAGAAAATACAGCTGGGGGATCTTCTCAATATGAAGGTGGGTGATACTATGATACTACAGAAAGGTCTCAGAGAACCTGTGGAGGTTAGGGTAAGTGGCGTGCCCAAGGCTTTAGCCTTTCTAGGACAGGTAGGGAAAAGGAAAGCCATAAAGATTCTAAGGTTTTACTAA
- the tgt gene encoding tRNA guanosine(34) transglycosylase Tgt, which yields MLFRIIASCGRARRGILFTPHGEIHTPVFMPVGTQGTVKAMIHRLLEEIGTQIILGNTYHLYLRPGVEVIKKAGGLHNFISWRKPILTDSGGFQVFSLSRGRKDGRARVKVREEGVEFRDHLAGDLHFFTPELVIKIQEAFGSDIMMPLDECVEYPTTYAYAKEALERTIRWLDRSISAKERQDQALFGIVQGAFFEDLRRESALRTVERELDGYAIGGLSVGEPKNMMYDITELVCEYLPWEKPRYLMGVGLPEDLLEAIDRGVDMFDCVAPTRFARTGTLFTSYGRLNIRNERFKKDFSPPDPQCDCYTCKNFSRAYLRHLFQSEEISAYILNTIHNLYFYHKLMEGARRAIEEGRFGEYKRQWLEKLEMGVI from the coding sequence ATGCTTTTCCGCATTATAGCCTCGTGTGGGAGAGCCAGGAGAGGCATTCTCTTTACTCCCCACGGAGAGATACACACACCTGTTTTTATGCCGGTAGGTACACAGGGAACTGTGAAGGCTATGATTCACAGACTGCTGGAGGAGATAGGCACCCAGATCATTCTGGGTAACACATACCATCTTTATCTGAGACCGGGCGTAGAAGTTATAAAAAAGGCAGGTGGGCTGCATAACTTCATAAGCTGGAGGAAACCTATCCTAACCGACAGTGGAGGTTTTCAGGTGTTTTCCCTCTCACGGGGTAGAAAGGACGGAAGAGCAAGGGTAAAGGTGAGAGAAGAGGGTGTGGAGTTTAGAGATCATCTGGCCGGGGATCTTCACTTCTTCACACCCGAACTGGTGATAAAAATTCAGGAAGCTTTTGGATCTGACATAATGATGCCTCTTGATGAGTGTGTTGAGTACCCCACCACATACGCTTACGCCAAAGAGGCCCTCGAAAGGACCATAAGGTGGCTTGATAGAAGCATATCCGCCAAGGAAAGACAGGATCAAGCTCTTTTCGGAATAGTACAGGGTGCTTTCTTTGAGGACCTAAGGAGGGAGTCAGCGCTGCGTACCGTAGAGAGAGAGCTGGATGGGTATGCCATAGGAGGGTTGTCGGTGGGAGAACCCAAAAACATGATGTACGACATTACGGAACTGGTCTGTGAGTATCTACCTTGGGAGAAACCCAGGTACCTTATGGGTGTAGGTCTTCCGGAAGACCTCCTGGAAGCCATTGACAGAGGTGTAGATATGTTTGACTGTGTGGCTCCCACGCGTTTTGCCAGAACGGGTACACTCTTTACCTCTTACGGGCGCCTCAACATAAGAAACGAGCGCTTCAAGAAAGACTTCTCTCCTCCGGACCCCCAATGTGACTGTTATACCTGTAAAAACTTCAGCAGAGCTTATCTGAGGCACCTCTTCCAGTCAGAGGAGATATCAGCCTATATCCTCAACACCATACACAATCTTTATTTCTATCACAAACTGATGGAGGGTGCCAGGAGAGCCATAGAGGAGGGGCGTTTCGGTGAGTACAAAAGACAATGGCTTGAGAAACTGGAGATGGGTGTTATCTAA
- the flgC gene encoding flagellar basal body rod protein FlgC, protein MMEVFKVFEVSASGMYAQRVRINVIASNLANYESYTREGEPYRRLEPVFEAVETPGNLSKGLVPVRVVEIRRSDAPFRLLFDPTNPRADRDGFVRLPNVDVTAEMVDMLSALRSYEANLTAFNATKEIVQRTLELWR, encoded by the coding sequence ATGATGGAGGTCTTTAAGGTCTTTGAGGTGTCTGCGTCTGGAATGTATGCTCAGAGGGTGAGGATCAACGTGATAGCCTCCAATCTGGCCAACTATGAATCTTACACGAGGGAAGGGGAGCCCTACAGGAGGTTGGAACCTGTTTTTGAGGCTGTTGAAACTCCAGGAAACCTCAGTAAAGGGCTTGTCCCAGTGCGTGTAGTAGAGATAAGAAGGTCCGACGCTCCCTTCAGGCTCCTCTTTGATCCTACCAATCCTAGGGCTGATAGGGATGGTTTTGTGAGACTCCCCAACGTGGATGTTACGGCAGAGATGGTGGACATGCTGTCCGCATTGAGAAGCTATGAGGCCAACTTGACAGCCTTTAACGCTACAAAGGAGATAGTACAGAGGACGTTAGAGCTATGGAGATAA
- the fliF gene encoding flagellar basal-body MS-ring/collar protein FliF, protein MDYRTLLRELKTKIEQLSTKQKLILSGAVAAGLISLLLMVLLASSARYVPLYSGLSQEDMSAVLSELEKEGVPYKLGGDGRSVLVPEDKVRDIRLKLAAKGIPSKGVVGYEIFDKSNFAVSDFQNQVNFKRAVEGELAKTIMRIQGVEEAKVNIGMPQRSIFVREEEQPTASVLVRLKPGYELSPEQVKAIRNLVALSVPRLDPKNVVVIDDRGRDLTSLLGEEMDLTERELRIKREYEEQVEKKLQKILEEALGVGNVKVRVSADIDLTRRESKEEIYDPDMTAVVSQQKKKERVLGGTLGGVPGTASNIPPATGVGAGGQTLSERTETITNYEVSKKQIYTEEPLVKVRRLSVGVVVNSQLKNVNLDSIRELVQTAAGIDQRRGDTISVVAVPFHRPTLGEEKAKERVYWPYIVGGVLIASLLVFSLLVFMRRRKQVPLPTPPTAVPPVPETMVTEEIRVKAKEVASLEAVAELAKQEPQKVAKIIKSWLRSKG, encoded by the coding sequence ATGGATTACAGAACCCTTTTAAGGGAGCTAAAGACAAAGATAGAACAACTATCCACGAAACAGAAACTTATCCTGTCAGGTGCGGTGGCAGCTGGACTCATCTCCCTTCTGTTGATGGTGCTGTTGGCTTCCTCTGCCCGTTACGTGCCTCTATACTCGGGTCTCTCTCAGGAGGATATGTCAGCTGTGCTTTCGGAGCTTGAGAAGGAAGGTGTCCCCTACAAACTGGGCGGTGATGGGAGGAGTGTGTTGGTTCCTGAGGATAAGGTGAGGGACATAAGACTCAAACTTGCGGCAAAGGGAATACCCAGTAAGGGTGTGGTGGGTTATGAGATATTTGACAAGAGTAACTTTGCTGTATCCGATTTTCAAAATCAGGTGAATTTCAAAAGGGCTGTGGAGGGTGAACTGGCTAAAACCATCATGAGGATACAGGGCGTCGAAGAAGCAAAGGTGAATATCGGTATGCCTCAGAGATCTATCTTTGTGAGAGAGGAAGAACAACCTACGGCGAGTGTCCTTGTTAGGTTGAAACCGGGCTATGAGCTTTCTCCGGAGCAGGTAAAGGCTATAAGGAACCTTGTGGCCTTAAGTGTACCGCGACTTGATCCTAAGAACGTGGTGGTGATAGACGATAGAGGAAGAGATCTCACCTCCCTGTTAGGAGAGGAGATGGACTTAACTGAGAGAGAGCTGAGGATAAAGCGAGAGTATGAAGAACAGGTAGAGAAGAAGCTTCAGAAAATCTTGGAAGAGGCGTTGGGTGTAGGTAACGTGAAGGTGAGAGTCTCTGCCGATATAGATCTTACAAGAAGGGAAAGTAAAGAAGAGATATACGATCCCGATATGACCGCCGTAGTAAGTCAGCAGAAGAAGAAGGAGAGGGTTTTAGGGGGCACCTTAGGAGGTGTACCTGGCACAGCTTCCAACATACCTCCTGCCACCGGTGTGGGTGCTGGAGGCCAGACTCTCTCTGAGAGGACGGAGACTATAACCAACTATGAGGTCAGTAAGAAACAGATCTATACGGAGGAACCTTTAGTAAAGGTACGGCGACTGAGCGTGGGTGTTGTGGTAAACAGCCAGCTGAAGAATGTTAACCTGGATAGTATAAGGGAGCTTGTCCAAACGGCCGCAGGCATCGACCAACGGCGAGGTGATACCATCAGTGTGGTAGCTGTCCCCTTCCATAGACCTACTCTGGGAGAGGAGAAGGCTAAAGAAAGGGTATACTGGCCGTATATCGTAGGTGGGGTCCTTATAGCCTCCTTGCTCGTCTTCTCCCTTCTGGTGTTCATGCGACGCAGGAAACAGGTACCCTTACCTACTCCCCCAACGGCTGTACCGCCAGTACCAGAGACGATGGTGACGGAGGAAATTAGGGTAAAGGCTAAGGAAGTAGCCAGCCTGGAGGCTGTGGCAGAACTGGCGAAGCAAGAACCACAGAAGGTGGCCAAAATTATAAAAAGTTGGCTCAGGAGTAAGGGCTGA
- the era gene encoding GTPase Era, producing MKVGYVAIVGKPNVGKSTLLNNLIGTKVSIVSPKPGTTRIRVLGVKNIPNEAQIVFLDTPGIYRPRDALGEAMVSQAATSLQDADVILFMIDAEDGWRQDDEMVFNTYIKQYAKDKPVFLVINKVDKVGPVDELLPFVKEITDQHPEFREVIPISALKGYNLDELLKTIVKYLPEGEPLFPEEMVTDLPFKLLAAEIIREKVLMKVHQEIPQGVAVVVYEVSDGKHDPNVLVIKGEIIVDRENYKPIIIGKGGQRLKSIGKMAREELELITGRKVYLELYVRVKPDWRKRPELVKSFGYRVD from the coding sequence ATGAAGGTAGGATACGTAGCCATAGTGGGTAAACCCAACGTAGGTAAGTCTACTCTCCTTAACAATCTGATAGGTACCAAGGTGTCCATAGTGTCACCAAAACCTGGTACCACCCGTATAAGGGTTCTGGGTGTGAAGAACATACCTAACGAAGCCCAGATTGTTTTCCTTGACACACCCGGTATATACCGACCCCGTGATGCGTTGGGAGAAGCTATGGTGAGTCAGGCGGCAACCTCCCTTCAGGACGCAGATGTTATTCTTTTCATGATAGACGCAGAGGACGGTTGGAGACAAGATGATGAGATGGTCTTTAACACCTACATAAAACAGTATGCCAAGGATAAGCCTGTTTTTCTCGTCATCAACAAGGTGGATAAAGTAGGACCGGTGGATGAGCTTCTTCCTTTCGTTAAAGAGATAACGGATCAGCACCCAGAGTTTCGTGAGGTGATACCCATAAGCGCCTTAAAGGGATACAACCTGGACGAACTCCTCAAAACTATAGTGAAATACCTTCCCGAAGGTGAGCCTCTGTTCCCTGAGGAGATGGTAACGGACCTTCCCTTTAAACTTCTGGCAGCGGAGATCATAAGGGAGAAGGTTCTTATGAAGGTCCACCAGGAGATACCTCAGGGCGTGGCGGTGGTTGTCTACGAAGTGAGCGACGGTAAACACGATCCTAACGTCCTGGTGATAAAAGGTGAGATCATTGTGGACAGGGAGAACTACAAACCCATCATAATAGGTAAGGGGGGGCAAAGGTTAAAGAGTATAGGTAAAATGGCTCGGGAGGAGCTGGAACTAATAACGGGAAGGAAAGTATACCTGGAGCTTTACGTGAGGGTAAAGCCTGACTGGAGAAAGAGGCCTGAACTGGTCAAAAGTTTTGGATACAGAGTGGATTAA
- a CDS encoding sodium-dependent bicarbonate transport family permease, translated as MSWELVLNNILQPPILFFFLGFLATLLKSDLDIPHPLPKLFSLYLLISIGLQGGYKIAHSGLNQYVLITLLIAMLMAVLVPLYSFFLLRWKLDVYNAAGIAATYGSISAVTFVTATTFLQSLGVHHGGHMVAAMTLMESPAIILGLILANLFGKRSDGVHIEWKDLLREAFFNGSVLILLGSLIVGYITGEKGWEAMKPLYGDLFKGFLAFFLLDMGLVASRRVGELKKVGPFLLIFAIFVPIVNAHVALMLAKLVGTEMGDAFLLAVLSASASYIAVPAALRIALPEANPGLYITMSLSVTFPFNISIGIPLYYYVANLLWG; from the coding sequence ATGAGCTGGGAGCTTGTCCTTAACAACATACTCCAACCTCCCATACTTTTCTTCTTTCTAGGATTTCTGGCAACTCTTCTGAAGTCTGACCTTGACATACCGCACCCTCTTCCTAAACTCTTTTCCCTCTACCTCCTCATATCCATAGGCTTACAGGGAGGGTACAAGATAGCTCACAGTGGTTTAAATCAGTATGTGCTGATCACACTCCTTATAGCTATGCTCATGGCTGTACTGGTTCCTTTGTACAGCTTCTTTTTACTACGATGGAAGTTGGACGTTTACAACGCCGCCGGTATAGCCGCCACTTACGGTTCTATCAGTGCGGTCACCTTCGTGACAGCCACCACCTTTCTTCAGTCCTTGGGTGTTCACCACGGAGGTCATATGGTGGCTGCCATGACTCTCATGGAATCTCCCGCTATAATACTGGGCCTCATACTGGCAAACCTCTTCGGTAAGAGATCTGATGGGGTACACATAGAGTGGAAGGATCTTCTGAGGGAAGCCTTCTTTAACGGGTCTGTTCTTATCCTGTTGGGATCTTTGATAGTGGGTTATATTACAGGAGAGAAGGGTTGGGAAGCTATGAAACCTTTATACGGTGATCTCTTTAAAGGCTTTCTCGCCTTTTTCTTGTTGGACATGGGTCTGGTAGCTTCAAGAAGAGTGGGAGAGTTAAAGAAAGTAGGACCCTTCCTCCTCATTTTTGCTATCTTTGTTCCCATCGTTAACGCCCACGTGGCCCTCATGTTGGCCAAGTTGGTAGGCACAGAAATGGGGGATGCTTTTCTGTTGGCGGTTCTGTCGGCCAGTGCTTCCTACATAGCTGTTCCGGCAGCGTTGCGAATAGCTTTACCTGAGGCCAACCCAGGATTATACATCACCATGTCCCTCTCTGTAACCTTTCCCTTCAACATATCTATCGGTATTCCCTTATACTATTACGTGGCCAACTTGCTCTGGGGGTGA
- a CDS encoding DUF190 domain-containing protein: MERLTATKVEIIIGKYQLEKVIEVLHQLKVPGYSVMEHVMGMGERGIMRGDEPSGAMENVYVVVVCDDNLAERLIKEVSPVLKRYGGLCVLSQVTLVKP; encoded by the coding sequence ATGGAGAGGTTGACAGCCACCAAGGTGGAGATCATAATAGGCAAGTACCAGTTGGAGAAGGTCATCGAAGTCCTTCATCAACTCAAAGTCCCCGGTTACAGCGTGATGGAGCATGTTATGGGAATGGGAGAGAGGGGTATTATGAGAGGGGACGAACCCTCCGGAGCAATGGAAAACGTGTACGTGGTAGTTGTGTGCGATGATAACCTCGCAGAAAGACTTATTAAGGAGGTATCTCCTGTGCTGAAAAGATACGGTGGCTTATGTGTTCTCTCTCAAGTTACCTTAGTAAAACCTTAG
- a CDS encoding flagellar basal body rod protein FlgB gives MMGLFDTVNRIIPLLDERWLRHKVIVSNIANADTPRYMPKELLSLRNSEIPLKTTRPRHIDPENGVVYRVVEVKRSLVGNDLNGVSLEEEISKLIQNKLAYETYMYLAKRSLDGIGNVLRDAK, from the coding sequence ATGATGGGGCTATTTGATACTGTAAACAGGATCATACCCCTTTTGGATGAAAGATGGTTACGACACAAGGTCATTGTGAGTAACATAGCCAATGCAGACACACCTAGGTACATGCCTAAGGAACTTCTTTCCTTAAGAAACTCTGAAATACCCCTCAAGACAACGAGGCCACGCCACATAGATCCAGAGAATGGGGTGGTATACAGGGTGGTAGAGGTGAAGAGAAGTCTCGTGGGCAACGATCTAAACGGTGTGAGTTTAGAAGAAGAGATATCTAAGTTGATTCAGAACAAGCTGGCCTACGAAACTTACATGTATCTTGCTAAGAGAAGTTTGGATGGCATAGGAAACGTGCTGAGGGATGCCAAATGA